A section of the Solitalea canadensis DSM 3403 genome encodes:
- a CDS encoding AMP-dependent synthetase/ligase, with product MAQITERTTIPQLLRNVVQNVKSPQTTFLLEKNGDDYKPITFGETLANADALSAWFLDKGIQKGDRLGFLIENCPKYVYYDQGLQQIGAVNVSIYPTLSESEIEFIIKDAGLKTILIGNHFLLRKILKIAENCNTLEYLIPAFDDYHKITSHFTSTKKILAFSEVLEEGKSLLANYTTKIFQAREMVQPEDLSSLIYTSGTTGTPKGAMLTHYNFVSNVKACLEQIPGIVPEDVFLSFLPLSHVFERTATYHVCCTVGSSIAFAQSLELLGKNMMEVKPTIMSVVPRLLERITEKAVKSGTSAGGFKSKIFLWAFEVGKEVRQKREAGSSVGFPLSVKATLAEKLVFSKIKEKTGGNLKFMISGGAALPKNVGEFFGNLGIKILEGYGLTETAPVMAVTEFHRQVIGTVGRIIPGIVVAIQNTDTKEIVTKQTHESFDPNFESAEGEIIVKGHCVMKGYWNQPEETKFVIDNEGWFHTGDVGKFNKGNLQITDRIKNILINSYGKNIYPTQVENIYLKSTRIEQIFLIGDKRDYLTAIVVPSHDSLRESFDFDEDFFNEPDQFIEDERITNWVKEDIRKLSNELAKFERIKNFIIKRHPFSIESGELTPTLKAKRRVIEKKYAEEIDELYDVEVEAD from the coding sequence ATGGCACAGATCACCGAGAGGACCACCATCCCACAATTATTAAGAAATGTGGTTCAAAACGTTAAATCTCCTCAAACAACCTTTTTATTGGAGAAAAACGGAGATGATTATAAACCCATTACTTTTGGTGAAACATTAGCCAATGCCGACGCTCTTTCAGCCTGGTTTTTAGATAAAGGCATTCAAAAAGGCGATCGCTTAGGTTTCCTTATCGAAAACTGTCCGAAATATGTTTATTATGACCAAGGCCTACAACAAATCGGAGCGGTAAACGTCTCCATATACCCTACCCTTTCGGAAAGTGAAATTGAGTTTATCATCAAGGATGCAGGATTAAAAACGATATTAATTGGTAACCATTTCTTATTACGTAAAATATTAAAGATAGCGGAGAACTGTAATACACTCGAATACCTTATCCCTGCATTTGACGACTATCATAAGATTACTTCACATTTCACTTCTACCAAAAAAATCCTTGCTTTTAGTGAGGTTTTAGAAGAAGGAAAGAGTTTACTTGCTAACTATACAACAAAAATCTTCCAGGCCCGGGAAATGGTGCAACCGGAAGACCTTTCCTCCTTAATATATACATCAGGTACTACAGGCACACCTAAAGGTGCTATGCTCACTCATTATAACTTTGTAAGCAACGTTAAAGCCTGCTTAGAGCAAATTCCTGGAATTGTACCAGAAGATGTATTTCTATCCTTCCTCCCTCTCTCCCATGTTTTTGAGCGTACTGCAACTTACCATGTTTGCTGTACGGTGGGAAGTTCCATTGCTTTTGCACAAAGCTTGGAATTATTGGGAAAAAACATGATGGAAGTTAAACCTACCATTATGAGTGTAGTACCGCGATTATTAGAGCGAATAACTGAAAAAGCGGTTAAAAGCGGAACTTCTGCCGGCGGATTTAAATCAAAGATATTCTTATGGGCATTTGAAGTAGGAAAGGAAGTTCGTCAGAAGAGAGAAGCTGGCAGTTCTGTTGGGTTTCCATTATCTGTAAAAGCTACACTAGCTGAAAAATTAGTTTTTAGCAAGATAAAAGAGAAAACAGGCGGTAATTTAAAATTCATGATTTCTGGAGGAGCTGCTCTTCCTAAAAATGTAGGTGAATTCTTCGGAAACTTAGGCATTAAAATCCTCGAAGGCTACGGGTTAACCGAAACAGCACCTGTTATGGCGGTTACTGAGTTCCACAGACAAGTAATAGGTACGGTAGGTCGTATCATTCCGGGTATAGTTGTAGCCATCCAAAATACTGACACCAAAGAAATTGTTACCAAACAAACTCATGAAAGTTTCGACCCAAATTTTGAATCTGCTGAAGGAGAGATCATTGTGAAAGGACATTGTGTAATGAAAGGTTATTGGAATCAACCTGAAGAAACCAAATTCGTTATCGACAATGAGGGCTGGTTTCATACAGGTGATGTTGGAAAATTCAATAAAGGCAACTTACAGATCACCGATCGTATCAAAAATATTCTGATCAACTCTTACGGCAAGAATATATATCCTACTCAGGTTGAAAATATTTACCTGAAAAGTACGCGTATCGAACAAATCTTCCTTATTGGAGATAAGCGTGATTATTTAACAGCCATTGTTGTTCCTTCTCATGATTCATTACGTGAGTCTTTTGACTTTGATGAAGACTTTTTCAATGAACCTGATCAGTTTATTGAGGATGAACGCATCACTAACTGGGTTAAAGAAGATATTCGCAAACTTTCGAATGAGCTGGCAAAATTTGAGCGTATTAAAAACTTCATTATAAAACGTCATCCTTTCAGCATAGAAAGCGGAGAGCTAACTCCCACACTTAAAGCTAAACGACGTGTAATTGAGAAGAAATATGCAGAAGAAATTGACGAACTATACGATGTGGAAGTAGAGGCGGATTAA
- a CDS encoding HesB/IscA family protein — protein MITITDKAKSKIDSLMSEAHLDASYFLRVGVQGGGCSGLSYNLDFDNEVKTGDQMFEDKGLRIALDMKSFLYLAGTELDFSDGLNGKGFNFVNPNASRTCGCGESFSV, from the coding sequence ATGATTACTATAACAGATAAAGCAAAATCAAAAATTGATTCATTAATGAGTGAAGCTCATCTTGATGCTAGTTACTTTTTAAGAGTAGGTGTTCAAGGTGGAGGCTGCTCTGGCTTATCATACAATTTGGATTTTGACAATGAAGTTAAAACAGGTGACCAAATGTTTGAAGATAAAGGTCTGAGAATCGCCCTTGACATGAAGAGTTTTCTTTATTTGGCGGGAACAGAACTTGATTTTAGCGACGGTTTAAACGGCAAAGGGTTCAATTTCGTTAACCCTAATGCAAGCCGCACTTGTGGTTGTGGAGAAAGTTTTTCTGTTTAA
- the iscU gene encoding Fe-S cluster assembly scaffold IscU — MAYSEKVIDHYTHPRNVGTLDKAKQNVGTGLVGAPECGDVMRLQIEVDENNLITDAKFKTFGCGSAIASSSLATEWLKGKTIDQALEIDNMDIVEELALPPVKIHCSVLAEDAIKSAINDYRVKNGMEPIALEKSHH; from the coding sequence ATGGCTTACTCAGAAAAAGTTATCGATCATTACACTCACCCACGTAACGTAGGTACTCTCGATAAAGCTAAACAAAATGTAGGTACAGGTTTAGTTGGTGCCCCGGAATGTGGCGACGTGATGCGCCTTCAAATTGAAGTGGATGAAAACAACCTGATCACAGATGCAAAATTCAAAACTTTTGGTTGTGGTTCGGCTATCGCTTCTTCATCTTTAGCAACTGAATGGTTGAAAGGTAAAACGATCGACCAAGCGCTTGAAATTGACAACATGGATATTGTTGAAGAGTTGGCTTTACCTCCGGTTAAAATCCACTGTTCGGTATTGGCTGAGGATGCAATTAAATCGGCAATTAATGATTACCGTGTTAAAAACGGTATGGAGCCAATTGCTTTAGAAAAATCGCACCATTAA
- a CDS encoding IscS subfamily cysteine desulfurase, translated as MLKLPIYLDNNATTPMDPRVLEAMLPYFTDKFGNAASRNHPFGWVAEEAVEYAREQVAKIIGANEKEIIFTSGATESNNLALKGVFEMYQQKGNHIITVVTEHKCVLDAAHHIEKMGGKVTFLPVKEDGLVDLDLLEKSITDKTILISIMYANNEIGVIQPVKEISAIAHKHGVLFHTDATQAVGKIPVDVIADGIDLLSFTGHKLYGPKGCGALYVRRKNPRVKVTAQIDGGGHERGMRSGTLNVPGIVGFGKACEIALAEMESEAKRLGALRDKLEKAVTEMEETYVNGNVDHRLSHVANISFKYVEGEGLMMAMKDLAVSSGSACTSASLEPSYVLKSLGLNDDLAHSSIRFGLGRFTTEEEVDYAIEVTKKAVTHLRELSPLWEMFKEGIDLNSIEWAEH; from the coding sequence ATGTTGAAGTTACCTATTTACCTTGACAACAATGCAACTACGCCGATGGACCCTCGCGTATTGGAAGCAATGTTGCCATACTTTACTGATAAATTTGGCAACGCAGCCAGCCGTAATCACCCTTTTGGTTGGGTAGCTGAAGAAGCTGTTGAATATGCTCGTGAACAAGTAGCCAAAATTATTGGTGCCAATGAGAAAGAAATCATCTTTACTTCTGGCGCAACTGAATCTAATAACCTGGCTCTTAAAGGCGTGTTTGAAATGTATCAGCAAAAAGGTAATCATATAATTACTGTTGTTACTGAACACAAATGCGTACTTGACGCAGCTCATCATATTGAAAAAATGGGTGGAAAAGTAACTTTTCTACCTGTTAAAGAAGATGGATTGGTTGATTTAGACTTGTTAGAAAAGTCGATCACTGATAAAACCATCTTAATTTCGATCATGTATGCTAATAATGAGATCGGAGTTATTCAACCTGTGAAAGAAATCTCTGCAATTGCGCACAAACACGGAGTACTATTCCATACTGATGCAACTCAAGCAGTTGGAAAGATCCCGGTTGATGTTATCGCTGACGGTATCGATTTATTATCATTCACCGGACATAAACTTTACGGTCCTAAAGGTTGTGGTGCTTTATATGTACGTCGTAAAAACCCTCGTGTTAAAGTTACAGCTCAAATTGATGGTGGCGGACACGAACGTGGCATGCGCTCAGGTACATTAAACGTTCCAGGTATTGTAGGTTTTGGCAAAGCTTGTGAAATTGCACTGGCTGAAATGGAATCTGAAGCTAAGCGTTTAGGTGCTTTACGTGATAAATTAGAGAAAGCCGTTACTGAAATGGAAGAAACCTATGTAAACGGTAATGTAGATCACCGTTTATCTCATGTTGCCAACATTTCATTTAAATATGTTGAAGGAGAAGGTTTGATGATGGCTATGAAAGATTTAGCTGTATCATCGGGTTCAGCTTGTACTTCAGCTTCATTAGAGCCTTCATATGTATTGAAGAGCTTAGGATTAAATGATGATCTTGCTCATTCCTCAATCCGTTTTGGATTAGGTAGATTTACAACTGAAGAAGAAGTTGATTATGCTATTGAAGTAACTAAAAAAGCAGTTACTCATTTACGTGAATTAAGTCCGCTGTGGGAAATGTTTAAAGAAGGCATTGACCTTAACAGCATTGAATGGGCTGAACATTAA
- the mce gene encoding methylmalonyl-CoA epimerase: protein MLRIDHIGVAVKDLQSSTKLFEQLLGTPSYKTESVASEKVTTEFFEIGESKIELLLAESEDSPIAKFIEKRGEGIHHIAFEVENIENEIERLKNEGFQFIADHPKKGADNKLICFLHPKSTNGVLVELCQSIY, encoded by the coding sequence ATGCTACGAATTGACCACATAGGAGTTGCCGTTAAAGACCTTCAGTCTTCCACTAAGTTATTTGAACAACTTTTAGGAACACCGAGCTATAAAACAGAATCAGTTGCCTCAGAAAAGGTTACTACTGAGTTTTTTGAGATAGGAGAGAGTAAAATTGAGTTATTGTTGGCGGAAAGTGAGGATAGTCCCATCGCAAAGTTTATTGAAAAACGGGGAGAAGGCATTCATCACATTGCTTTTGAAGTGGAAAATATTGAGAACGAAATTGAAAGACTTAAAAATGAAGGATTTCAGTTTATTGCCGATCATCCTAAAAAAGGAGCTGACAATAAATTGATTTGTTTTCTGCACCCAAAATCAACGAATGGTGTGTTGGTTGAATTATGTCAAAGTATTTACTAA
- a CDS encoding GNAT family N-acetyltransferase, producing MIWKLKSFEELNVNELYAVIQLREDVFIVEQNCPFLDCDGKDPQCWHLMGWADGKLAAYTRIVPPGVIFDTASIGRVVTSREFRRHGIGKELMEKSIEEAENLGYKNLTIGAQYYLLKFYQSFGFKEFGEIYLEDGIEHVHMKR from the coding sequence TTGATCTGGAAATTAAAATCGTTTGAGGAGCTGAATGTAAATGAGCTGTATGCAGTTATTCAATTGCGTGAAGATGTATTTATTGTTGAACAAAACTGCCCGTTTTTAGATTGTGATGGCAAAGACCCGCAATGCTGGCATTTAATGGGTTGGGCTGATGGTAAATTGGCAGCGTATACACGGATTGTACCCCCTGGAGTTATTTTTGATACTGCCTCAATTGGTCGTGTGGTAACTAGCAGAGAATTTAGAAGACATGGAATCGGAAAAGAATTGATGGAAAAGTCAATTGAAGAAGCCGAAAACTTAGGTTATAAAAACCTGACCATAGGAGCTCAATATTATCTGTTAAAGTTCTACCAAAGCTTCGGCTTTAAGGAGTTTGGTGAAATTTACCTGGAGGATGGAATTGAACATGTGCATATGAAGAGATGA
- a CDS encoding type B 50S ribosomal protein L31, with amino-acid sequence MKADIHPKNYRLVVFKDMSCDYAFLTKSTVDTRDTIVWEDGNEYPLVKLEISDKSHPFYTGKMKLVDTAGRIDKFKNRYAKK; translated from the coding sequence ATGAAAGCTGATATCCACCCAAAAAATTATAGATTAGTAGTGTTCAAGGATATGTCGTGCGATTACGCATTCCTTACTAAATCAACTGTTGATACTAGAGATACCATCGTTTGGGAAGATGGAAATGAATATCCATTAGTAAAATTAGAGATCTCTGACAAATCTCACCCGTTCTATACTGGTAAGATGAAGTTAGTAGATACTGCAGGTCGTATCGATAAATTCAAAAACCGTTACGCTAAAAAATAG
- a CDS encoding helix-turn-helix domain-containing protein: METKHYEKRSQRDYSMSFKLQVVQEVEQGELSTTGAQRKYGIQARSTIVNWLRKYGNLDWENQTPSNMPKTPEQKILELEAKVKLLEKQKATLERQAYVADKKVIIFDMMIDLAEQEYKIDIRKNLPPEQSIDLKNKTKKP; encoded by the coding sequence ATGGAAACCAAGCATTATGAGAAACGAAGTCAACGAGATTACAGTATGTCGTTTAAGCTTCAAGTCGTACAGGAAGTAGAACAAGGAGAGTTATCCACCACAGGGGCCCAGCGTAAGTATGGAATCCAGGCCCGTTCCACCATAGTGAATTGGTTACGAAAATATGGTAACTTGGACTGGGAAAATCAAACACCTTCGAATATGCCTAAAACCCCGGAGCAAAAGATTCTGGAACTTGAGGCCAAGGTAAAACTGCTGGAGAAACAGAAAGCCACCCTGGAGCGTCAAGCCTATGTAGCTGACAAGAAAGTGATCATTTTCGATATGATGATCGATCTTGCTGAACAGGAATATAAAATCGACATCCGAAAAAACTTACCACCCGAACAATCGATCGATTTAAAGAACAAAACCAAGAAACCTTAG
- a CDS encoding IS3 family transposase, with protein sequence MFSCHLFGIDRQVYYRKLKRKAIKQHKAMKVMNLVRSKLMHMPRLGGKKLYCLLKEDLKALKIGRDKLFDILRANHLLVPPKRSYLVTTNSHHRFRKHSNLIAEMEIHRPEQVWVSDITYIGKRDKPCYLSLVTDAYSKKIMGYYVADNLNAESSLQALKMAIKQRVYKTAPLIHHSDRGLQYCAQDYQHELISNKIKCSMTQHSDPYENAVAERVNGILKQEFRIDTHYLDLKTMKTIVKESIDIYNNQRPHYSNFMHTPNQMHQQNEIKMRTYKTKTSSKLEFAAS encoded by the coding sequence GTGTTTTCCTGTCATTTGTTCGGGATAGACAGACAGGTTTATTACCGTAAACTCAAAAGAAAGGCCATCAAACAACATAAGGCAATGAAAGTGATGAATCTGGTAAGGAGCAAACTAATGCACATGCCCAGGCTGGGCGGAAAGAAGTTGTACTGTTTATTGAAGGAAGACCTAAAAGCGCTAAAAATAGGGCGAGACAAGCTTTTTGACATCCTTAGGGCTAACCATTTACTAGTGCCTCCTAAGCGGAGCTATCTGGTTACTACCAATTCGCATCATCGGTTCAGGAAGCATTCCAATCTTATTGCAGAGATGGAAATTCATCGACCCGAGCAGGTATGGGTGTCAGACATTACTTACATTGGCAAACGAGATAAGCCTTGTTACCTGAGCTTGGTTACCGATGCTTATTCAAAGAAAATAATGGGTTATTATGTAGCCGACAACCTGAATGCGGAAAGCAGTTTACAAGCATTGAAAATGGCTATTAAACAACGAGTGTATAAAACAGCACCCTTGATCCATCATTCAGACCGAGGGCTTCAATACTGTGCCCAGGACTATCAACATGAATTGATCAGTAATAAGATAAAATGCAGCATGACCCAGCATTCCGACCCGTATGAGAATGCTGTTGCTGAACGGGTAAACGGTATATTAAAACAGGAATTTAGGATTGATACTCATTATCTGGACTTAAAGACAATGAAAACTATTGTAAAAGAGTCTATTGATATTTATAACAATCAACGTCCGCATTATTCCAATTTTATGCATACGCCTAATCAGATGCACCAGCAAAATGAAATTAAAATGAGAACCTATAAAACAAAAACTAGCAGCAAACTTGAATTTGCTGCTAGCTAA
- a CDS encoding putative sugar nucleotidyl transferase: MRNYILFDDDTHHRLRPLTFTRPVSEIRLGILTIRQKWELYLKTTVSYKTEVHLQEKYPIVLSSENVFINASFLPDEAITEQINKLKPNEAIKAGGKLIAVCLAETSSDFNHTLYLNSAAEIQLTSLSINYPEHIFLFNKQALIDDFTLITKGRISAAVPEGTRVLGDSLFIEEGANVNLATINTQTGPVYIGKNAEIMEGALIRGPFAACDGAVVKMGAKIYGATTLGPNSVVGGEVKNCVIIGNSNKGHEGYLGDSVIGEWCNLGADTNNSNLKNNFGSVKVWNYADADFRDTQLQKYGVIMGDHSKTSINTMLNTGSVIGVGCSIATTGFPPKFVPDFTWHQNEVYSVFQLEKFWKTALEMMKTKKTEFNDEEKRILEYVYSISRKGY, encoded by the coding sequence ATGCGAAACTACATATTGTTCGACGATGATACTCATCATCGCTTACGGCCTTTGACATTCACCCGTCCGGTATCTGAAATTCGGCTTGGGATATTAACCATCCGCCAAAAATGGGAGCTTTATTTAAAAACTACCGTTTCGTATAAAACAGAAGTCCATTTACAAGAAAAATACCCGATAGTTCTTAGCTCAGAGAATGTATTTATAAATGCTTCCTTTTTACCTGATGAAGCTATAACAGAGCAGATTAATAAGCTTAAACCGAATGAAGCAATTAAAGCAGGTGGTAAGCTGATTGCTGTTTGTCTTGCAGAAACATCATCTGACTTCAACCATACTCTTTATTTAAATAGCGCCGCCGAAATACAGTTAACGTCATTGTCTATTAATTACCCTGAGCATATTTTTCTGTTTAATAAACAAGCGCTGATTGATGATTTTACCCTGATAACTAAGGGGCGAATTTCAGCTGCTGTTCCGGAAGGAACGCGGGTGTTAGGAGATAGTTTGTTTATTGAAGAAGGTGCAAACGTTAATTTGGCTACCATTAATACGCAAACAGGTCCGGTTTACATTGGGAAAAATGCAGAAATAATGGAAGGTGCACTTATCAGAGGACCTTTTGCTGCCTGTGACGGGGCGGTTGTTAAAATGGGCGCAAAGATCTATGGAGCAACTACCTTGGGGCCCAATTCGGTTGTTGGAGGCGAGGTAAAGAATTGTGTAATAATTGGCAACTCAAATAAAGGGCACGAAGGTTACTTAGGAGATTCTGTAATAGGAGAGTGGTGTAATTTAGGGGCAGATACTAATAATTCTAACCTAAAAAATAATTTCGGATCTGTTAAAGTTTGGAATTATGCGGATGCTGATTTTCGTGATACTCAACTGCAAAAATATGGTGTTATTATGGGCGACCATTCCAAAACATCAATAAATACAATGTTAAATACCGGTTCGGTAATTGGGGTGGGATGTAGTATTGCAACAACAGGTTTTCCTCCTAAATTTGTTCCCGATTTTACATGGCATCAGAACGAAGTTTACTCTGTTTTTCAGTTGGAAAAGTTTTGGAAAACCGCTTTAGAAATGATGAAAACGAAAAAAACTGAGTTTAATGACGAAGAAAAGCGTATACTTGAATACGTTTATTCAATAAGTAGAAAAGGCTATTGA
- the tpiA gene encoding triose-phosphate isomerase translates to MRKKIVAGNWKMNNDLQESLKLFSEVANMVKDEVSNDAEIIVSAPFTNIYALDQWKNGSDIHDKIKLSGQNCCWEESGAYTGEVSAKMLKSIGAEYVIIGHSERRQYFAETNALLAKKVDLALKHELIPIFCIGETLQEREKNIHLDLIKNQLQEGLFHLIKSVVKTVVIAYEPVWAIGTGLTATPEQAQEIHAFIRQLIVEGYDEETANEVSILYGGSCNPSNAASLFSQKDIDGGLIGGASLKSRDFTDIIKTFNS, encoded by the coding sequence ATGAGAAAGAAAATCGTTGCAGGAAACTGGAAGATGAATAACGATTTACAGGAATCGTTGAAATTATTTTCTGAAGTAGCCAATATGGTTAAAGATGAAGTAAGTAATGACGCAGAAATTATTGTTTCAGCCCCGTTTACTAATATTTATGCGCTAGATCAGTGGAAAAATGGGTCTGATATTCACGATAAAATCAAATTATCTGGTCAGAACTGTTGTTGGGAAGAGTCGGGTGCTTATACCGGAGAAGTTTCTGCAAAAATGTTGAAATCTATCGGAGCTGAATATGTTATTATCGGCCACTCTGAACGTCGTCAGTACTTTGCTGAAACGAATGCGTTGCTAGCTAAAAAAGTAGATTTAGCTTTGAAACATGAGTTAATTCCGATCTTCTGTATTGGTGAAACTTTGCAGGAGCGTGAGAAAAATATCCACTTGGATCTTATTAAAAACCAACTTCAAGAAGGTTTATTTCACTTAATTAAAAGTGTAGTAAAAACAGTAGTTATTGCTTATGAACCAGTTTGGGCTATTGGAACAGGATTAACTGCAACTCCTGAGCAGGCTCAGGAAATTCATGCATTTATCCGTCAGTTAATTGTAGAAGGTTACGACGAAGAAACTGCAAATGAAGTAAGTATTTTATATGGTGGAAGCTGTAATCCTTCAAATGCAGCATCTTTATTTTCACAAAAGGATATTGATGGTGGATTAATCGGCGGTGCCTCTTTGAAATCACGCGATTTTACAGATATTATCAAAACTTTTAATTCTTAG
- the prmA gene encoding 50S ribosomal protein L11 methyltransferase, producing the protein MNYYELVFTVVDPEGFVKDLLIASLSEIGFDTFEDTESGFKAYIQAEQFNEHLVSEQLSDYKDQFNFSYETNLIPHKNWNEVWENNFEPVIVADKLYIRATFHPARAEFPMEIVIDPKMAFGTGHHETTYLMSEFLLQTEVEGKKVLDMGCGSGILAILASKLGAEDLLAVDIDPICVSSSIENAQLNEVDNMKTGLGDIDQVNDTGFDLILANINRNILLNHMSHYAAMLADEGELIMSGFYETPDLAIIQEEAAKYDLKYISHYTRNNWVAAKFVK; encoded by the coding sequence ATGAATTATTACGAATTAGTATTTACCGTAGTTGACCCTGAAGGGTTTGTAAAAGATCTACTTATCGCCAGTTTATCAGAAATTGGTTTCGACACTTTTGAAGATACCGAATCAGGTTTTAAAGCCTACATCCAGGCTGAACAGTTTAATGAGCATCTGGTTAGCGAACAGTTATCGGATTATAAAGATCAGTTCAATTTTTCTTACGAAACCAACCTTATTCCACATAAAAACTGGAATGAAGTGTGGGAAAATAATTTTGAACCTGTAATCGTTGCCGACAAGCTGTACATCCGTGCAACTTTTCATCCTGCGCGTGCTGAGTTTCCTATGGAGATTGTTATCGACCCTAAAATGGCTTTCGGTACCGGTCATCATGAAACGACCTATTTAATGTCGGAGTTCTTGTTACAGACAGAAGTAGAAGGCAAAAAAGTGCTTGATATGGGATGTGGATCGGGTATTTTGGCTATTCTGGCTTCAAAACTGGGTGCTGAGGATTTACTTGCAGTAGATATTGATCCTATCTGTGTGAGCAGTAGTATTGAAAATGCCCAACTAAACGAGGTTGACAACATGAAAACAGGGTTAGGTGATATCGATCAGGTAAATGATACTGGTTTCGATCTAATTTTGGCTAACATCAATCGTAATATCTTATTAAATCATATGTCGCATTATGCTGCTATGCTGGCTGATGAAGGAGAGCTGATTATGAGTGGCTTTTATGAGACTCCCGATCTGGCAATCATTCAGGAAGAAGCTGCTAAATATGATTTGAAATATATCAGTCATTATACCCGTAATAATTGGGTTGCAGCAAAATTTGTAAAGTAG
- a CDS encoding N-acetyltransferase — MSQLINLTEENICNEHICCAISDKKCAKGYELKKEWLKTQFEKGYRFQKVDVRGKVFIEYIPIEESWLPFDGQNFMVINCFWVSGQFKGQGYGKQLLEQCFKDAVAMDGVIAITGDKKRGFMSDPTFFKHMGFEIIDEAPPFFKLWGIRFNQNADYPKFKETARKGSCSNTEGITAYYSDTCPFTDYYIGQELQKYAKKTNTPIQIIKIDSKEKGHQMPIPWIISSIFYKGELITLEMKPEKHLDKLIGTSHS, encoded by the coding sequence ATGTCCCAATTAATTAATCTGACTGAAGAAAATATTTGCAACGAGCATATCTGCTGTGCAATTAGCGATAAGAAATGTGCTAAAGGCTACGAATTAAAAAAGGAATGGCTGAAAACACAATTTGAAAAGGGGTATCGTTTTCAAAAGGTTGATGTAAGGGGAAAGGTGTTTATTGAATACATTCCAATTGAAGAGTCGTGGTTGCCATTTGATGGACAAAATTTTATGGTGATCAATTGTTTTTGGGTATCAGGGCAGTTTAAAGGTCAAGGGTACGGTAAGCAATTGTTGGAGCAGTGTTTTAAAGATGCTGTTGCTATGGACGGGGTTATTGCTATTACAGGTGATAAGAAGAGAGGCTTCATGAGTGATCCGACATTCTTTAAACACATGGGCTTTGAGATTATCGATGAAGCTCCTCCTTTTTTTAAGTTATGGGGAATCAGATTCAATCAAAATGCTGATTACCCTAAATTTAAAGAAACTGCCAGAAAAGGTTCTTGTTCAAATACGGAAGGGATTACAGCTTACTATTCTGATACGTGCCCGTTTACTGACTATTACATTGGTCAGGAGCTTCAGAAATACGCTAAGAAAACAAATACACCTATTCAAATCATTAAAATTGATAGTAAAGAAAAGGGGCATCAGATGCCTATTCCATGGATTATCAGCAGTATTTTTTATAAAGGTGAGTTGATAACATTGGAAATGAAACCGGAGAAACATCTGGATAAACTTATCGGAACATCGCATTCTTAA
- a CDS encoding DUF1572 family protein, which yields MIQTVKSIFVRDLQKLKTEIESYQQEKNIWLVRDNIANSAGNLCLHLVGNLNHFIGATLGNSGYIRNRELEFSLKDVPRTALISKIEGTIKAVENGLDQVADEQLQMDYPIIVFSEKTSTEFMLFHLLTHLSYHLGQINYHRRLLDK from the coding sequence ATGATACAAACCGTAAAATCAATTTTCGTCAGAGATCTTCAAAAACTAAAAACAGAAATTGAATCTTATCAGCAAGAGAAAAATATCTGGTTGGTACGGGATAATATTGCTAACTCTGCAGGGAATCTTTGCTTACACCTGGTGGGTAATCTTAATCATTTTATTGGTGCTACATTGGGAAATAGCGGTTATATTAGAAATCGTGAGCTGGAGTTTTCACTAAAAGATGTTCCTCGCACAGCGTTGATTAGTAAGATTGAAGGCACGATTAAGGCTGTTGAAAACGGTTTAGATCAAGTTGCTGATGAACAATTGCAAATGGATTATCCGATTATTGTTTTTAGTGAAAAAACGAGTACGGAGTTTATGCTTTTTCATCTGTTAACACATTTGTCTTATCACCTCGGACAAATAAATTACCATCGAAGATTATTGGATAAATAA